From a single Nothobranchius furzeri strain GRZ-AD chromosome 7, NfurGRZ-RIMD1, whole genome shotgun sequence genomic region:
- the LOC107382590 gene encoding F-box/LRR-repeat protein 7, with translation MGANNGKLYGSEGKGSSSISSDISSSTDHTPTKALKNVATIEGLESSTRTLSTPSPGLILPSKSSSLSSPALSSNGHETNSSSSSSAHAETVAVIHPQPGGHTRSRQSKTHHHAPIDLLPDHSLIQILSHLPTNQLCRCARVCRRWYNLAWDPRLWITIRLTGELLQTDRAIKVLTHRLCQDTPNVCLTLEKVVVNGCKRLTDRGLHVLAQCCPELRHLEVAGCYNVSNDAVFEVVSRCPNLEHLNLSGCSKVTCISLTQEASLQLSPLHGQQISIHHLDMTDCFSLEDEGLRTIASHCPRLTHLYLRRCSRLTDEALRHLALHCPSIRELSLSDCRLVGDFGLREVARLEGCLRYLSVAHCTRITDVGIRYVARYCPRLRYLNARGCEGLTDHGLGHLSRSCPKLKSLDVGKCPLVSDSGLEQLAMYCQGLRRVSLRACESVTGRGLKALAANCCELQLLNVQDCEVSPEALRFVRRHCRRCVIEHTNPGFY, from the exons GCTTGGAGAGCAGCACAAGAACACTGAGCACCCCCAGTCCGGGTCTGATCCTGCCATCCAAGTCCTCCTCCCTCTCCTCACCAGCCTTGTCCAGTAATGGCCATGAGACCAACTCCTCGTCCTCATCCTCCGCCCACGCTGAAACGGTGGCTGTGATCCACCCTCAGCCCGGCGGCCACACTCGCTCCAGACAATCAAAAACCCACCACCACGCCCCCATCGACCTCCTCCCAGATCACAGCCTCATCCAGATCCTTTCCCATCTCCCAACCAACCAGCTGTGCCGCTGCGCTCGTGTTTGCCGGCGCTGGTACAACCTGGCGTGGGACCCGAGACTGTGGATCACCATCCGCCTCACAGGAGAGCTGCTTCAAACTGACCGCGCCATCAAAGTTCTGACCCACCGGCTGTGCCAGGACACCCCCAATGTGTGTCTGACACTGGAAAAGGTGGTAGTCAACGGCTGCAAGAGGCTCACCGACCGGGGGCTGCACGTTCTGGCCCAGTGCTGCCCCGAGCTACGGCACCTGGAGGTCGCTGGTTGTTATAACGTCTCCAACGATGCCGTGTTTGAGGTGGTGTCCCGCTGCCCCAACCTGGAGCACCTGAACCTCTCAG GCTGCTCTAAGGTGACCTGCATCAGTCTGACCCAGGAGGCCTCGCTCCAGCTGTCTCCACTCCACGGACAGCAGATCTCCATCCACCACCTGGACATGACCGACTGCTTCTCTCTGGAGGACGAGGGTTTGCGGACTATCGCCTCCCACTGCCCCCGCCTCACCCACCTGTACCTGCGGCGCTGCAGCAGACTAACGGATGAAGCCCTGCGCCACTTGGCTCTCCACTGCCCGTCCATTAGGGAGCTGAGTCTCAGCGACTGCCGCCTGGTGGGTGACTTCGGTCTGCGGGAAGTGGCTCGGTTGGAGGGCTGCCTGCGCTACCTGAGCGTGGCTCACTGCACCCGCATCACGGATGTGGGGATCCGCTACGTGGCCCGGTACTGCCCCAGGCTGCGGTACCTGAATGCAAGGGGCTGCGAGGGGCTGACGGATCACGGCCTAGGACACTTGTCCCGGAGCTGCCCCAAACTCAAGTCCCTGGATGTGGGGAAGTGCCCACTGGTGTCGGACAGTGGGCTGGAGCAGCTGGCCATGTACTGCCAAGGCCTGAGGCGGGTCAGTCTCCGGGCCTGTGAGAGTGTGACGGGCCGAGGACTCAAAGCTCTGGCGGCCAACTGCTGCGAACTGCAGCTGCTCAACGTGCAGGACTGCGAGGTGTCGCCGGAAGCCCTGCGATTCGTCAGGAGACACTGCCGGCGCTGCGTCATCGAGCACACAAACCCGGGCTTCTACTGA